The following proteins are co-located in the Fimbriiglobus ruber genome:
- a CDS encoding PEP-CTERM sorting domain-containing protein, protein MTISNRLRKLVPAAAAGAVAFTLTTDVAYGFFPPVVSDPGGVTSVPPPPPPPILLPPVLPPIVPVAPPVAPPVTPPVTPPVVVPPVVPPPPVSPISVPPIVVPPVVPPVVPPVPPPPFVPPPPPTTVTTQGNPSCPPPPPCGCHPQTVPEPTTLMSAGIGLTMLGGFAFRRRKGGKKT, encoded by the coding sequence ATGACGATTTCAAACCGGCTGCGCAAACTGGTTCCGGCCGCCGCCGCGGGTGCGGTCGCGTTCACCCTGACCACGGACGTCGCTTACGGATTCTTTCCGCCCGTCGTGTCGGACCCGGGCGGGGTCACGTCCGTTCCGCCGCCGCCCCCGCCCCCCATCTTGCTCCCACCGGTACTGCCGCCAATTGTTCCGGTGGCTCCGCCGGTCGCCCCGCCGGTGACTCCCCCAGTCACTCCGCCGGTTGTCGTCCCGCCGGTGGTTCCTCCGCCTCCGGTGTCTCCGATTTCGGTGCCCCCGATCGTGGTGCCTCCGGTGGTCCCGCCGGTCGTCCCCCCGGTTCCGCCGCCGCCGTTCGTGCCGCCGCCCCCGCCGACGACCGTGACCACACAAGGGAACCCGAGTTGCCCGCCGCCGCCGCCGTGCGGCTGCCACCCTCAGACGGTCCCCGAGCCGACGACACTGATGTCGGCCGGCATCGGCTTGACCATGCTGGGTGGGTTCGCGTTCCGGCGGCGTAAGGGTGGCAAGAAAACGTGA
- a CDS encoding BBP7 family outer membrane beta-barrel protein, translating into MRGIRTAGVGIGLALSTSAGLAQYPVQGGTPAPATRPPAARLGRIHLPDQPPGVQQTALISSPQAGDGTGQPAPPGGSPVPMGATTNPPAGGVLGQPRPLPAPSITETRDASGGLLSPATTTTPGQAVPFGQAIPFGQPVPLGQPFPTGQPYPAGQPYPVGQPIPVGQPYPVGQPFQPGQPYPVGQPVPIGQPYPFGQSTPAGQPVPGQPFPVGQPVPIGQPVPVGPGASTGTGLVPRPSVFPGLARPTPDLDSPLYGGPTPYGGPAPYGGPTPLPTVGALGVLTGPSRLQIEAEMLMWWIRGAQLPALVTTSSPQYNGIIGQGDTRVLYGDSSQGQTLHTGGRFGATYWLGDDRKWGVDGDVFFLNNRGSSDLFTSDAYGGVLARPFNNLNQTIPFSELVASPGLALGAVGVATNSEMWGAQANIKRRLSTCGCGPSWDIFAGFRFLSFTEGLGITETFARTPGSPTNVGDPGVIFGSATDQFRTVNHFYGAQVGFSREVQKGRWFLSTKASLAMGTVFQMAQINGAQSLVYANGTTATYPGGLLALPGANIGTYEQRQFGVMPEVGLKVGYNISSHWRASVGYNFMYLNSVLRPGNQVDTGLDVTKIPNFPLPGTIPALTTVQPQPRLFTTDIFAQGISFSLQYTW; encoded by the coding sequence ATGCGGGGGATACGCACCGCCGGGGTTGGGATCGGACTTGCCCTATCGACGTCCGCCGGATTGGCCCAGTACCCGGTCCAGGGCGGCACGCCCGCTCCCGCGACTCGGCCGCCGGCGGCGCGCTTGGGGCGAATCCATTTACCCGACCAACCTCCAGGCGTTCAACAAACGGCCTTGATCAGTTCGCCCCAGGCCGGTGACGGCACGGGACAACCCGCGCCGCCGGGTGGCTCTCCCGTGCCGATGGGAGCCACGACGAACCCGCCGGCGGGAGGCGTTCTCGGCCAGCCGCGGCCATTGCCGGCCCCGAGCATCACGGAAACGCGCGACGCCAGCGGCGGACTCCTGTCCCCGGCGACGACCACCACGCCGGGCCAGGCGGTTCCGTTCGGTCAAGCGATCCCGTTCGGACAGCCCGTCCCGCTCGGCCAGCCGTTCCCAACTGGGCAGCCCTACCCGGCCGGGCAACCCTACCCGGTCGGGCAACCTATCCCAGTTGGGCAACCCTACCCGGTCGGGCAGCCTTTCCAACCCGGCCAACCCTACCCGGTGGGGCAGCCGGTTCCGATCGGCCAACCTTACCCGTTCGGCCAATCGACGCCGGCCGGACAGCCGGTTCCGGGCCAACCATTCCCGGTGGGTCAACCGGTCCCGATCGGGCAGCCCGTCCCGGTCGGGCCGGGCGCGTCGACCGGGACGGGTCTGGTCCCCCGTCCGTCCGTCTTCCCCGGCCTCGCGCGGCCGACGCCCGACCTCGATTCGCCCCTCTACGGCGGCCCGACCCCCTATGGCGGCCCGGCCCCTTACGGCGGCCCGACCCCCCTGCCGACGGTCGGGGCTCTCGGCGTGTTGACCGGTCCGTCACGGCTTCAGATTGAAGCCGAGATGTTAATGTGGTGGATTCGCGGGGCCCAGCTCCCCGCCTTGGTAACGACGAGCAGCCCGCAGTACAACGGGATCATCGGCCAGGGCGACACCCGCGTCCTGTACGGCGACTCCTCACAAGGGCAGACGTTACACACCGGGGGTCGGTTCGGCGCGACGTACTGGCTCGGCGACGACCGGAAGTGGGGGGTAGACGGAGACGTCTTCTTCCTCAACAACCGGGGTAGTAGCGACCTGTTCACTTCGGACGCGTACGGCGGTGTACTCGCCCGGCCGTTCAACAACCTGAACCAGACGATCCCGTTCTCCGAACTGGTGGCTTCCCCGGGTCTGGCCCTCGGGGCGGTCGGGGTCGCGACCAACAGCGAAATGTGGGGCGCCCAGGCGAACATCAAGCGCCGCCTCAGCACGTGCGGTTGCGGACCGTCCTGGGATATTTTCGCCGGGTTCCGGTTCCTGAGTTTCACGGAAGGGCTGGGGATCACCGAGACGTTCGCGCGGACGCCCGGGTCGCCGACGAACGTCGGCGACCCGGGCGTGATCTTCGGGTCGGCGACCGACCAGTTCCGCACGGTCAACCACTTCTACGGTGCCCAGGTCGGTTTCTCGCGGGAGGTGCAAAAGGGCCGGTGGTTCTTGTCGACCAAGGCGTCGCTCGCGATGGGTACCGTATTCCAGATGGCCCAGATTAACGGCGCGCAGTCGTTGGTGTACGCGAACGGCACGACCGCGACGTACCCCGGTGGGCTCCTGGCCCTGCCGGGGGCGAACATCGGGACTTACGAACAGCGGCAGTTCGGCGTGATGCCGGAAGTGGGGTTGAAAGTCGGGTACAACATCAGCTCACACTGGCGGGCGTCGGTCGGGTACAACTTCATGTACCTGAACAGCGTCCTCCGGCCGGGGAATCAGGTCGACACCGGGCTCGACGTGACGAAGATCCCGAACTTCCCGCTGCCCGGCACCATCCCGGCACTGACCACCGTGCAACCCCAGCCGCGGCTTTTCACGACCGACATCTTTGCCCAGGGGATTTCGTTCTCGCTCCAGTACACCTGGTAG
- a CDS encoding putative Ig domain-containing protein, protein MTATDATGATGSQSHTLTVDAPLSFGGSGSLPTGIAGATYTQSVAATGGTGPLAYAVSAGALPPGVTLDPNTGALAGITTKPGTYTFTVTVTDALGRTASQTETVTFYTGSNLSPVYAVAAGNGGGARVEVYDRTTEAMVANFFAFESSFRGGAIVAVGDVNGDGVPDVAVSAGFGGGPRVVVIDGTKLDEVQADGQIDPSAVLANFFAFDDTLRNGVSVALARLGTGPGLDIVVGAGAGGGPEVRTFALTPGTPGGVTQLSGAIGAFFAFDPSSRFGVNVAAGNLDGTGTDDVIAGMGAGGAPDVAVFRADGTLRNTFTASNLAPLGGANVAAGYLDGTSVAQLVVATGPGGPPLVNVYTGTSNTPERTLSAFESSFTGGVSVNTGPVGNQSDIFLGAGAGGGPRIRVLTPNGVEVLADFYGYEPSFNGGVNVG, encoded by the coding sequence GTGACTGCGACCGACGCCACCGGGGCGACCGGGTCGCAGTCGCACACGCTCACCGTCGACGCCCCGCTGTCCTTCGGCGGGTCCGGCTCGCTGCCGACCGGGATCGCCGGGGCCACCTACACCCAGTCGGTGGCTGCGACCGGGGGGACGGGCCCGCTCGCCTATGCGGTGTCGGCCGGGGCTCTACCCCCGGGGGTCACGCTCGACCCGAACACCGGGGCCCTGGCCGGGATCACGACCAAGCCGGGCACGTACACTTTCACCGTGACCGTGACCGACGCCCTGGGTCGGACGGCGTCCCAGACCGAGACGGTCACCTTCTACACCGGATCGAACCTGTCGCCGGTATACGCGGTGGCGGCCGGGAACGGCGGGGGCGCACGGGTCGAGGTGTACGACCGGACGACCGAGGCCATGGTGGCCAACTTCTTCGCGTTCGAGTCGTCGTTCCGCGGCGGGGCGATCGTGGCCGTCGGGGACGTGAACGGTGACGGGGTGCCGGACGTGGCAGTGTCTGCCGGGTTTGGCGGCGGCCCCCGGGTCGTTGTGATTGACGGCACCAAGCTCGACGAGGTGCAGGCGGACGGGCAGATCGACCCGTCCGCCGTCTTGGCCAACTTCTTCGCGTTCGACGATACCCTCCGTAACGGGGTATCGGTCGCCCTGGCTCGGTTGGGCACCGGCCCCGGGCTGGACATCGTGGTCGGGGCCGGGGCCGGCGGCGGCCCGGAAGTGCGGACGTTTGCCCTGACCCCGGGGACGCCGGGCGGTGTGACCCAGCTGTCCGGCGCGATTGGCGCCTTCTTCGCGTTCGACCCGAGTTCCCGGTTCGGGGTGAACGTGGCCGCCGGTAACCTGGACGGAACTGGGACCGACGACGTGATCGCCGGCATGGGTGCCGGTGGGGCCCCGGACGTGGCGGTGTTCCGGGCCGACGGGACGCTCCGGAACACGTTCACCGCGAGCAACCTGGCCCCACTCGGCGGGGCGAACGTGGCCGCCGGGTACCTGGACGGAACGTCGGTCGCCCAGTTGGTCGTCGCGACCGGCCCGGGCGGCCCGCCGCTGGTGAACGTGTATACCGGCACGAGCAACACCCCAGAGCGGACGTTGTCTGCGTTCGAGTCCTCGTTCACCGGTGGGGTCTCGGTGAATACCGGCCCAGTCGGGAACCAGTCGGACATCTTCCTCGGGGCCGGGGCCGGCGGCGGCCCGCGGATCCGGGTGCTGACCCCGAACGGGGTCGAGGTGCTGGCCGACTTCTATGGCTACGAACCGTCGTTCAACGGCGGCGTGAACGTCGGCTAA
- a CDS encoding diacylglycerol kinase: MAPPAGDRPARPRRWRDKFAEAADGVWLGVRGQSSFCVHFFFAILAGAALIILDCDRHDWCFVAGCIGLVTCTELVNSAIETLFRGLDPAARDRVYPCLHMAAGAVLVASGTAVVIGGIVFGRRLLVLAGSHG; encoded by the coding sequence TTGGCCCCGCCCGCGGGCGACCGCCCGGCCCGCCCGCGGCGGTGGCGGGACAAGTTCGCGGAGGCGGCCGACGGGGTGTGGCTGGGGGTCCGGGGGCAGTCCAGCTTCTGCGTCCACTTCTTTTTCGCCATCCTCGCCGGCGCCGCCCTGATCATCCTCGACTGCGACCGGCACGACTGGTGCTTCGTGGCCGGGTGTATCGGTCTGGTGACGTGTACCGAACTGGTCAACAGCGCGATCGAAACGCTCTTCCGCGGCCTCGACCCGGCCGCCCGGGACCGCGTCTACCCGTGCCTGCACATGGCCGCCGGCGCGGTCCTCGTCGCGAGCGGGACGGCCGTCGTGATCGGCGGGATCGTGTTCGGGCGGCGGCTGCTCGTTCTCGCCGGGAGCCACGGCTGA
- a CDS encoding beta strand repeat-containing protein, whose amino-acid sequence MANKKNWVRRMFDRKLDPAARPGLGLERLDDRLTPTQLTYGLFDTGVDSTGAIQSSGTDPNYTLAGSPPQGTAGANATILAKSVPSIGTAYINPTGVSASPLGVYEYQTTFTVPAGTNLTAATLTGLTSGSSNDSINQIQLNSTVTPESISGNSAGGVAFTLNGLQIGSNTLTFSVTHTLAGLTDFKAADLVLNLAPAASQQPPTITGSGSTTHPVVGGPAVAVDPGVTIGNPSGANLTTASVSIDTNFTAGDALALPAPVGNITGSYSSATGILTLTGSDTAANYQAALQSVTLQVTAAGAGPRSISFSIAPGQYDAANGHFYQFVSAPSINWGAAEAAASDSSIFGLQGYLATPRNAAEDTFAFSKVGANQAWLGMSDSFLEDYWQRATGPDAGFYFFQGNSGGGGTAQNGAYTNWNTGEPNNSGGNEDYSEFLASGLWNDYNQTTAVAGYIVEFGGSPNDPTLQVTSEAAADPVTTPTLTGISPSSVTAGAGATTVTLTGTQFVPGATTVNFGGTPITPATVSADGTTLTFVVPASAEATAGTTGVTVTTPAGTSGAQTFTVNNPVPTLTGISPTTVPADSPDTTVTLTGTNFVAGSTVTVNGTALPAGSVTYISPTELTAVVPAGDLTTAGTNPSITVTDPGPGGGTTAAQTLTVGPAVAIDQTTLPAPTKGQTYSQTLTAQNGTAPYTFAVTSGTLPAGLTLDPTTGVISGTPTTDETSNFQVTATDANGAAGSQSYALTVSDPLTVTTTSIAPMSDGQAYSQAIATTGGRGPDTFAVTSGALPAGLTLDPTTGVISGTPTTDGPYTFQVTATDADNRTAVSPTYTGSVTEPLAVTTTSIAPVSTGQPYSQTIATTGGQGPDTFAVTSGALPAGLTLDPTTGVISGTPTTNGPFSFAVTATDSAGRTAASPTYTGTETDPLAVTTTSIAPVTNGTPYSQAIATTGGRGPDTFAVTSGALPAGLTLDPTTGVISGTPTTDGPYTFQVTATDADNRTAVSPTYTGSVTEPLAVTTTSIAPVSTGQPYSQTIATTGGQGPDTFAVTSGTLPAGLTLDPTTGVISGTPTTNGPFSFAVTATDSAGRTAASPTYTGTETDPLTVTTRTIAPVSDGQPYSQTIATTGGQGPDTFAVTSGTLPAGLTLDPTTGVVSGTPTTDGPFSFAVTATDSAGRTAVSPTYTGAETEPLAVTTTSIAPVSTGVPYSQTIATTGGQRPDTFAVTSGALPAGLTLNPTTGVISGTPTTNGPFSFAVTATDSAGRTAVSPTYTGTETEPLAVTTTSIAPVSTGAPYSQAIATTGGQGPDTFAVTSGALPAGLTLDPTTGVISGTPTTNGPYSFQVTATDSVGRTAASPTFAGTVTAPLAVTTTSVAPASTGVPYSQTIATTGGQGPDTFAVTSGALPAGLTLDPTTGVISGTPTTDGPFSFTVTATDAAGRTAVSPALTGTVTAPLAVGPAALPVVTTGQPLSQTIAATGGQGPDTFAVTAGDLPAGLTLNPTTGVVSGTPTAAGPYSFTVTATDADGRTATQKYAGTVSDPLAIGTTALPVATDGTAYSQTIATTGGRGPDTFAVTSGTLPAGLTLDPTTGVVSGTPTAAGPYSFTVTATDADDRTAVQVFTGTVANPITFGGSGALPDGTAGATYTQSVAATGGTAPLAYAVSAGALPRGSRSTRTPGP is encoded by the coding sequence ATGGCAAACAAAAAGAACTGGGTCCGCAGAATGTTCGACCGGAAGCTCGACCCCGCCGCCCGACCGGGCCTCGGGCTCGAACGGCTGGACGACCGGCTCACCCCGACACAGCTCACGTACGGGCTGTTCGACACCGGCGTCGACTCTACCGGGGCGATCCAGAGTAGCGGGACGGACCCCAACTACACTCTGGCCGGCTCCCCTCCCCAGGGGACGGCGGGGGCCAACGCGACCATCCTGGCGAAGAGCGTCCCCAGCATCGGGACGGCGTACATCAACCCGACCGGGGTTTCCGCCAGTCCCCTAGGCGTGTATGAGTATCAGACGACGTTCACCGTCCCGGCCGGGACCAACCTGACCGCCGCCACCCTGACCGGGCTGACGTCCGGCTCCTCCAACGACTCGATCAACCAGATCCAGCTCAACAGCACGGTCACCCCCGAGTCGATCAGCGGCAACTCCGCTGGTGGGGTCGCGTTCACCCTGAACGGGCTCCAGATTGGGTCGAACACGCTGACGTTCTCTGTCACCCACACCCTCGCGGGCCTTACCGACTTCAAGGCGGCCGATCTGGTCCTGAATTTGGCCCCGGCGGCCAGCCAGCAGCCGCCCACCATCACCGGGAGCGGGTCCACGACCCACCCCGTGGTCGGCGGGCCGGCCGTCGCCGTCGACCCGGGCGTCACCATCGGCAACCCGAGCGGGGCCAACCTGACCACCGCGTCGGTCAGCATCGACACCAACTTCACCGCCGGCGACGCGCTGGCTCTCCCCGCCCCGGTGGGGAACATCACCGGCAGTTACAGCTCGGCCACCGGCATCCTCACCCTGACCGGGTCGGACACCGCCGCCAACTACCAGGCCGCCCTCCAGTCCGTCACCCTCCAGGTGACGGCGGCCGGGGCCGGGCCGCGGTCGATCAGTTTTTCCATCGCCCCCGGGCAGTACGACGCGGCCAACGGTCACTTCTACCAGTTCGTGTCGGCCCCCTCGATCAACTGGGGGGCGGCCGAGGCGGCCGCCTCCGACAGCAGCATCTTCGGCCTCCAGGGCTACCTGGCGACCCCCCGGAACGCCGCCGAGGACACCTTCGCGTTCTCCAAAGTCGGGGCCAACCAGGCGTGGCTCGGGATGAGCGACTCGTTCCTCGAGGACTACTGGCAGCGGGCCACCGGGCCGGACGCCGGCTTTTACTTCTTCCAGGGGAACAGCGGCGGCGGCGGGACCGCGCAAAACGGGGCGTACACTAACTGGAACACCGGCGAGCCGAACAACTCCGGCGGGAACGAGGACTACTCCGAGTTTCTGGCGTCCGGTCTCTGGAACGACTACAACCAGACGACGGCCGTCGCCGGGTACATTGTCGAGTTCGGCGGGTCGCCGAACGACCCGACCCTGCAGGTCACGTCCGAGGCGGCGGCCGACCCGGTTACCACCCCGACGCTGACGGGCATCAGCCCGAGTTCGGTGACGGCCGGCGCCGGGGCCACCACCGTCACCCTGACCGGGACCCAGTTCGTCCCCGGGGCGACCACGGTCAACTTCGGCGGCACCCCGATCACCCCGGCGACGGTGAGCGCCGACGGGACGACCCTGACGTTCGTCGTCCCGGCCTCGGCCGAGGCGACCGCCGGCACGACCGGCGTCACCGTCACCACCCCGGCCGGCACGTCCGGGGCCCAGACGTTCACCGTCAACAACCCGGTCCCGACGCTGACGGGCATCAGCCCGACGACCGTCCCGGCCGACAGTCCGGACACGACCGTCACCTTGACCGGGACGAACTTCGTCGCCGGATCGACGGTGACCGTGAACGGCACCGCGCTCCCCGCCGGTAGCGTCACCTACATCAGCCCGACCGAGCTGACGGCCGTCGTCCCGGCCGGCGACCTGACCACCGCGGGCACGAACCCGTCAATCACGGTTACCGACCCCGGCCCGGGCGGCGGGACGACGGCCGCCCAGACGCTGACCGTCGGCCCGGCCGTGGCGATTGACCAGACCACCCTGCCGGCCCCGACCAAAGGCCAGACGTACAGCCAGACCCTGACTGCGCAGAACGGGACCGCGCCGTACACGTTCGCGGTGACCAGCGGGACCCTGCCGGCCGGGTTGACTCTGGACCCGACCACCGGGGTCATCAGCGGCACCCCGACGACCGACGAGACGTCCAACTTCCAGGTCACGGCGACCGACGCGAACGGGGCCGCGGGCTCCCAGTCGTACGCGCTCACCGTGTCCGACCCGCTGACCGTCACCACGACCAGCATCGCCCCGATGTCGGACGGCCAGGCGTACAGCCAGGCGATCGCCACGACCGGCGGTCGGGGGCCGGACACGTTCGCGGTGACCAGCGGGGCCCTGCCGGCCGGGCTGACCCTGGACCCGACCACCGGGGTCATCAGCGGCACCCCCACGACCGACGGGCCGTACACCTTCCAGGTGACCGCCACCGATGCCGACAACCGGACGGCGGTCAGCCCGACGTACACCGGGTCCGTGACCGAGCCACTGGCCGTCACCACGACGAGCATCGCCCCGGTATCCACGGGCCAGCCGTACTCGCAGACGATTGCCACGACCGGCGGTCAGGGTCCGGACACGTTCGCGGTGACCAGCGGGGCCCTGCCGGCCGGGCTGACCCTGGACCCGACCACCGGGGTCATCAGCGGCACCCCGACGACCAACGGGCCGTTCTCGTTCGCCGTCACGGCGACCGATTCGGCCGGCCGGACGGCGGCCAGCCCGACGTACACCGGGACCGAGACCGACCCGCTGGCGGTCACCACGACCAGCATCGCCCCCGTGACCAACGGGACCCCGTACTCGCAGGCGATCGCCACGACCGGCGGTCGGGGGCCGGACACGTTCGCGGTGACCAGCGGGGCCCTGCCGGCCGGGCTGACCCTGGACCCGACCACCGGGGTCATCAGCGGCACCCCCACGACCGACGGGCCGTACACCTTCCAGGTGACCGCCACCGATGCCGACAACCGGACGGCGGTCAGCCCGACGTACACCGGGTCCGTGACCGAGCCACTGGCCGTCACCACGACGAGCATCGCCCCGGTATCCACGGGCCAGCCGTACTCGCAGACGATTGCCACGACCGGCGGTCAGGGGCCGGACACGTTCGCGGTGACCAGCGGGACCCTGCCGGCCGGGCTGACCCTGGACCCGACCACCGGGGTCATCAGCGGCACCCCGACGACCAACGGGCCGTTCTCGTTCGCCGTCACGGCGACCGATTCGGCCGGCCGGACGGCGGCCAGCCCGACGTACACCGGGACCGAGACCGACCCGCTGACCGTCACCACCAGGACCATCGCCCCGGTGTCGGACGGCCAGCCGTACTCGCAGACAATCGCTACGACTGGTGGCCAGGGGCCGGACACGTTCGCGGTGACCAGCGGGACCCTGCCGGCCGGGCTGACCCTGGACCCGACCACCGGGGTCGTCAGCGGCACCCCCACGACCGACGGGCCGTTCTCGTTCGCCGTCACGGCGACCGATTCGGCCGGACGGACGGCGGTCAGCCCGACATACACCGGGGCCGAGACCGAGCCGCTGGCCGTCACCACGACCAGCATCGCCCCGGTGTCCACCGGGGTCCCGTATTCGCAGACGATTGCCACGACCGGCGGTCAGAGGCCGGACACGTTCGCGGTGACCAGCGGGGCCTTGCCGGCCGGGCTGACGCTGAACCCGACCACCGGGGTCATCAGCGGCACTCCCACGACCAACGGGCCGTTCTCGTTCGCCGTCACGGCGACCGATTCGGCCGGCCGGACGGCGGTCAGCCCGACGTACACCGGGACCGAGACCGAGCCGCTGGCGGTCACCACGACCAGCATTGCTCCGGTGTCCACCGGGGCCCCGTACTCGCAGGCGATCGCCACGACCGGCGGCCAGGGTCCGGACACGTTCGCGGTGACCAGCGGGGCCCTGCCGGCCGGACTGACCCTGGACCCGACCACCGGGGTCATCAGTGGCACCCCCACGACTAACGGGCCGTACAGCTTCCAGGTGACGGCAACCGATTCGGTCGGCCGGACGGCGGCCAGCCCGACGTTCGCCGGGACCGTGACCGCCCCGCTCGCCGTCACGACGACCAGCGTCGCCCCGGCGTCCACCGGGGTCCCGTATTCGCAGACGATTGCCACGACCGGCGGTCAGGGACCGGACACGTTCGCGGTGACCAGCGGGGCCTTGCCGGCCGGGCTGACCCTCGATCCGACCACCGGGGTCATCAGCGGCACTCCCACGACCGACGGGCCGTTCTCGTTCACCGTGACTGCCACCGACGCGGCCGGCCGGACGGCGGTCAGCCCGGCGCTCACCGGGACGGTCACCGCCCCGCTCGCCGTCGGCCCGGCGGCTCTGCCGGTGGTCACCACCGGCCAGCCGTTGTCCCAGACGATCGCCGCGACCGGCGGTCAGGGGCCGGACACGTTCGCTGTCACCGCCGGCGACCTGCCGGCCGGGCTGACGCTGAACCCGACCACCGGGGTCGTCAGCGGCACCCCGACGGCGGCCGGGCCGTACTCCTTCACCGTCACGGCGACCGACGCGGACGGCCGGACGGCGACCCAGAAGTACGCCGGTACGGTGTCGGACCCACTGGCGATCGGCACCACCGCCCTGCCGGTAGCGACCGACGGGACGGCGTACAGCCAGACGATTGCCACGACCGGCGGGCGGGGGCCGGACACGTTCGCGGTGACCAGCGGAACCCTGCCGGCCGGGTTGACCCTCGACCCGACCACCGGGGTCGTCAGCGGCACCCCGACGGCGGCCGGGCCGTACTCCTTCACCGTTACGGCGACCGACGCGGACGACCGGACGGCCGTCCAGGTCTTCACCGGGACGGTGGCCAACCCGATCACCTTCGGCGGGTCCGGGGCTCTTCCGGACGGGACCGCCGGGGCCACCTACACCCAGTCGGTGGCTGCGACCGGGGGGACGGCCCCGCTCGCCTACGCGGTGTCGGCCGGGGCTCTCCCCCGGGGGTCACGCTCGACCCGAACACCGGGGCCCTGA